Within the Acidobacteriota bacterium genome, the region GAAGCTGCTGCGCCAACCACAACGTGCAGGCTTCGGCATCTAGGAGATCGTTAAGGGGAAAGTCAATCATTCCCTAAGCTTACCCCTGGCGATGCAAACTGACTACACATGAGCCGAAATGTTTTCACCCTTTTGGCCCTCGGCATGGCGATGACACTGCTTGAAACCTATCTGCAAGAATTGCGCACGATTCGCGCGTCTGGTGCGGCGACCAAAGAAACCTCGTTCTATCCGGCGTTGCTCAATCTGTTGAACGCCATCGGCCAGGACAAAGCGTTGCAACCGCACGTGCGCTGTGTGTTGACGCCGAAAAGCAAGGGCGCGGGCATTCCAGATCTGGGCTTGTTCACCGCGCGCCAGTTACAAAAGGTCAAAGACGACGCGCAGTTGCTCAACCTGCCGCCCGAACGCGGCGTGCTTGAAGTCAAAGGCACCAGCGCCAATGTCGCCAAGATTGCCGAGACCGAACAGGTCGCTAAATACCTCAAACAATACGGTCAGGTGCTGGTGACGAATTACCGCGACTTCCGGCTGCTCGGACGCGATGCCGCCGGTCAAGCTATCACGCTTGAATCGTTCCACCTCACCGAAAGCGAAAACGCATTTTGGCAAGCGCCCAGCGAAACCATCAGCCAGGCCAAAGGCGAACGCTTCATCGAATACCTGAAGCGCGTGATGTTGCATAACGCGCCGCTCGACAAACCCGCCGATGTCGCGTGGTTTCTGGCTTCGTATGCGCGCGACGCCAAAGCGCGCATCGAAGGCGCGGGCTTGGGCGCGCTCAAAGTTATCCGCGATGCGTTGGAAGAGGCGCTGGGCGTGCGCTTCGAGGGTGAAAAGGGCGAGCGGTTCTTTCGCTCGACGCTGGTGCAGACGTTGTTTTACGGCGTCTTTTCGGCGTGGGTGCTCTGGCACAAACAGAACCCGAAGCGGAAAGAGTTCGATTGGTATTCGTCCGCGCGTTATTTGCGCGTGCCGATCTTGCGTAAGCTCTTCCATCTGATTTCGGAGCCAGGGCAGATGGATGAGTTGCAGCTTTCGGAAACGCTGGATTGGGCGGCGGCGGCGCTCAATCGCGTCAACCGCGCGGCCTTCTTCGCCAGCTTCAATGAGGGCGAAGCGGTGCAGTATTTCTACGAGCCGTTTCTCGAAGCCTTCGACCCGCAATTGCGCAAGGAGTTGGGCGTTTGGTACACGCCTGCGGAAATCGTCCAGTACATGGTCGCGCGCGTTGACACGGTGTTGCGCACCGAACTCGGCATCGCCGATGGCTTGGCCGATGAGCGCGTTTATGTGCTCGACCCGTGTTGCGGCACGGGCGCATATCTGGTCGAAGTGCTCAAACGCATTCACCAAACCTTGCAGGAACGCGGCAGCGATGCGCTGACGGCCAATGATTTGAAGAAGGCGGCGACCGAGCGTGTCTTCGGCTTCGAGATTTTGCCCGCGCCGTTCGTGGTGGCGCATCTGCAATTGGGCTTGTTGCTGCAAACGCTGGACGCGCCGCTGGCCGACAAAGCGCACGAACGCGCGCAGGTTTATCTGACCAACGCGCTGACGGGTTGGGAGCCGCCCAAGGGGCCGAAGAAGCAGTTGCTGTTTGCCGAGATGGAAGAGGAACGCGACGCCGCCGAGACGATCAAACGCGAGAAACCGATTCTGGTCGTGCTGGGCAATCCGCCATACAACGGTTATGCGGGTTTGGCCGTGACCGAAGAACGCGCCTTGACCGACGCTTACCGCACGATGAAACGCGCGCCCGCGCCGGAAGGCCAGGGCTTGAATGATCTTTACGTGCGCTTCTTTCGCATGGCCGAACGGCGCATCGTCGAATTGAGTCAGGAAGGCGTGGTCTGTTTCATCTCGAATTATTCGTGGCTGGACGGGCTGTCGTTCACGGGGATGCGCGAGAAGTATCTGGAATCGTTTGACCGCATCTGGATTGATTGCCTGAACGGTGACAAGTACAAGACCGGCAAGCTGACGCCGGAAGGCGCACCCGATCCGAGCGTGTTTTCGACAGAATGGAATCGGGAAGGCATTCAGGTTGGAACGGCGATTGGCTTGCTGGTGCGGAAGACGCAGCACAAGGAATCTGAGGCGTTGCAGTTCCGGCATCTGTGGGGCAAGCACAAACGGCAAGGGTTGCTGGAAAGTGCCGAGCCGGATGGTATTTTGCATTATCAAAGTGTCGCGCCGATGGTGGAATTGGGCTTGCCGTTTGTGCCATTGCAAACAGCAAAAGGCTATGCGGAATGGGCGTTGTTGCCCAATTTGTTTCCGACGTCGTTTCCCGGTGTAAAGACAAGCCGTGATGATGTGGTCGTAGACATTGACCGTGAACGGCTGGTGCAGCGGATGGAAACGTATTTTGATCACTCTGTCAGCCACGAAGAGATGCGCCGCATTGCACCGGGTGTGATGGAAAATAGCGCGCGCTTCAAAGCTGAAGCTGTTCGCGACACCTTGCGCAAACGCGGCTGCTTACCTCAGAACATTGTCCGTTACTGTTACCGGCCTTTCGATGTGCGTTGGCTGTATTGGGAACCAGAGACAAAGCTGCTTGATGAAAAACGCACCGAATACTTCCCGAATGTTTACCCGGGCAATCTGTGGCTGAGCGCAGGCCAACGCAATCGCAAAGAAGATTTCTACCAACCGCAATTCACGGCGCTGCTTGCCGATCATCACATTGTTGAATCAAACGTCGGGATGTTTCCGCTCTACTTGGCTGCCCGTCGAGAGAAGGTTTCGCTTTTCGATCAGGAAGGAACAAACGAGCCATCGGCCAATCTGACCGAACAAGCCAAATCCTATCTTTCGCAACTCAGCCTCGGGCCTTCTGAGCTTTTCTATCACACCATCGCCACCCTCCACGCATTCGCCTACCGCACCGAAAACGCCGGAGCCTTGCGGCAAGACTGGCCGCGCATCCCGTTGCCCGCCACGCGCGCAGCCTTGCTCGCTTCGGCGGAGTTGGGCCGCCAAATCGCCGCGCTGCTCGACACCGAAACACCCGTGCCCGGCGTCACCGCTGGCCCGCTGCGGCCCGAACTCCGCACCATCGCCGACATCACCCGCGCGGGCGGCGGCAAGCTCCATCCTGAAGACGGCGACCTGGACGTGACCGCCGGTTGGGGCCACGGCGGCAAAGGCGGCATCACCATGCCCGGCAAAGGCAAACTCGTGCTGCGTGAAGCGACGCTGGAAGAAGCGTTCGTAGTCCCGCCTTCAGGCGGCAAGCTTGAGGACGCGAACACGCCGCCTGAAGGCGGGACTACGAACATGACCTGCGATGTGTATCTGAACGACGTGGCGTACTGGCGCAATGTGCCGGAGCGCGTGTGGGACTACACGATCGGTGGGTATCAGGTGATGAAGAAATGGTTGAGTTACCGCGAACGCGCCTTGCTGGGACGTAGGTTGAAACCGGAAGAAGCCCGCGAAGTCACGCAGATGGCGCGGCGCATCGCGGCGATTTTGCTGCTGGAACCGGCGCTCGATGCGAACTATCAAGTGGTCAAGACGGCGACGTATGTGTGGCGCTGAGCGGCGTAACGAAGCCCTGAAAGGGCGTCATTCAATAGCCCAGGGCAACGCCCTGGGTAGCGGCGAAAAAATGAGACAAGCCCTGAAAGGGCGCAATTCTGATCCGCAATTGCGCCCTTTCAGGGCTTGAAAATTTCTCGGTACTCGCACCCAGGGGCGTTGCCCCTGGCTATTGAATTGCGCCCCTTTGGGGCTTCACTGCGTAAAGGCTAATCGCTTGCCGCTGCCAATTGACGTGCTTGTGCCAGCGGCAACGTAATCTGGAAGCTGGTGCCTTCGCCGACTTTGCTTTGTACGTCCATGTGGCCGCCGTGATCCTGCACGATGCCGTAGCTGACGGCCAAGCCGAGGCCGGTGCCTTTGCCGATCTGTTTGGTGGTGAAAAACGGGTCGTAGATTTTGGCGAGGTGTTCGGGGGCGATGCCGCCGCCCGTGTCGCGGAAGGTTACCAGCACGCTGTCAATTTGCTCTTCGGTGGCGAGTTCCAAACGCCCGCCATCGGGCATGGCGTCGCGGGCGTTGAGGATCAGGTTCATGAACACCTGTTGCAACTTGGCCGCGTTGCCGAGCGCTGGGGGCAGTTGGTCGTCGTAAGCGCGGGCGACTTCGATTTGGGTGTTGCGCAATTGGGCTTCCAGCAATTGGATGGTGTCGTCGAGCACGCGGTTCAAATCTACGGGCGCTAAGCGGGCGTCGCTGACGCGGGAGAAATTGAGCAGGTTGTTGACGATGGCGGAGGCGCGCGAGGTTTGGCGGTGAATCTTTTCGAGCAGCAACTGGCGCGGGTCGCCGACGGGCATTTGCTGCATCAGCATCTGCGAATAGGACGAGATGCCGGTGAGCGGCGTATTGACTTCGTGGGCGACGCCGGCGGCGAGCAGACCGATGGATGAGAGCTTGTCGGACTGTTGCAACTGGACTTCGAGTTGGACGCGTTCGGTGACGTCTTCGATGGCGACGAGGGTGCCTTCGATCTCGGAGGTTTTGCTTTGCAGCGGAGCCATCGAAAGATTCAGGATCAGTTCGCGGTCGTCTGCCGAGCGGGTGCTGAATTTGTAGATGTTGATCGTTTCGCCGCGCTGGCCTTCGCTGCGCGCCATCATTTCGCGCAAGGTGTCGAGCACATCGGGTTGGAAGACTTCGGTGATGCGTTGGCCGATGGCTTCGGCGCGTTTCAGGCCGTAAATCTCTTCGAGCGCGCCGTTCCAGTTGGTGACACGTCCGGCCAGATTGATGACCATCACGCCGACGTTGATGGATTCGATGATGTTCTCATTGAATTCTTTGAGCCGCGCGAGTTCTTTGGTGCGTTGCGCCTGTTCTTCCAGTAGTTGCGCGTTTTCGATGGCAACGGCGACGTAGCCGGAAATCGCGCGCAGCAATTCGATGTCTTCGGACGAGAGCAGCGCGCCATCATTCGTGCGTCCCAGGGCGATGACGGCCACGATGCGCGCACGGGCGGCGCAGGGGACGAAGTAACTCAGGGCGCGGCGGCGCGAAGGGAAGGCGAGGCTGTTGGTCGAGCCGGGTTCGTATTCGGTCTCAAATTCGTCTACACGGGCGATGCCATCGGTCAGGCTGCGTTCGCGCAACGTCTCGACGAAATCGTCGGGCAAGGCGAGTTCGCCGGAGATGCCTTCGACGCGGGCGATGCGGAAGCCGGAGGGTTGCGTCTTGTCTTCGATAAAGATGGCGAGGCGTTCGACGGCGAAGACTTCTTTCAAGCGCCGCATCAAGCTGTCGAACAAAGGGTCAAGGTCGGTAGTCGAAGACAGCGTGCGCCCGAAATCCTGCAACGTGACGCGGAAGTCATATTTCTCGCCGTAAAAGAGCCGGTCAATGCGTTCCTGCACCCAATTTTTCATGGGGGCGAAGAGCATCGCCAGCGCCGACATCGTGATCGCCGCAATCAGGAAGGTCGTCGCCTGGGATTGCAGCAGCGGGCTAATGAATTGATAGATGCCCGCCATCACTGAACCAAACAGCAGCGCGACCGAGAGCGTGGCGATGATATACGCCGCCGAACGCCGCACCACGACATCCACATCCATCAAGCGATACCGCACGATTGAATAGCCCAGCGTGAGCGGCACAAACACCAGCGGGAAAATCGCCAGGTATTGCAGCGGCCCGGCGACTTCTGCCGGTTGGCTCAACCAGGCGGGCAAATAGAGCAAGGCAAAGGCCGTGGAGGCGATGCCGATGCCCCAGACGACCCATTTCAATTGCTGCCGCACGACGATGGCTTGCGCTTGCCGGAAGGTGCGGATCAGCAACGCACAACTGAGCAGCAAGCCAATGCCGAACAGAAATATCTCGATGGTGTTGAGCGACTGGCGAATGTTGCCGGGGGAAAGCTGCGCGAACCTGCCCAAGCGGCCAAAGCGCAACCAGATTTCGCACAGGATCAGCAACGCGGCGGGCGCGTAAATCAATCCCGCCAGCCAGCGGCGCTGCGTGAAGAGGTGATAGCGCGACGGATAGATTGCCGAGAAATGAAAGAAGGCTGGCGCGAGCAAGAGCAGCGCCACGGCATCGGCGAAATCTACGGCCTTGTCGAATTGCGTGCGCAACTCTTCGGTCGGGCTGTAAAAGTGGACGATAAAGGCGAGCAGGCAGATCAGGAAGAAATGCGTGACATAGGGCGCGCGGCCTTGTTGCAACAGCACGTATGCGCCGATGCCCAGATAGATCAGGCCGATCAAGGCCAAATAAAGATCGCGTCCCGTATGCGTCGGACGCGGGTCGAGCCGGTCGAGATAAGCGACGCCTTGTTTGATCGGGTAATTTTCGCGCACGACCAGGTAGCTCAGCCGGTAGCCGTCTTTGATCTGGTCTTTGACTTGATCGAGGTAAATTTGAACTTGGTGGGCGCGCTGAATTTCGTCAAAAGCATCGGTGCGTGGGTCGCACATACCCTGACAGATGCCCGCCAGGATGTCGCCCGGGCGTACACCCGCGCCGAAGGCCGGGCCTTTTGGGTCAACGCTTTCGGCGACAATGCCGTTTTGCGCATGGTCAATCCAGATGACGCCATCTGTCGGCACTTCTTTTTGGGTCACGCGATCACGCAAATTGAACGCGCCGCCAATCAACGCCAAGGCGGCGAGAAAAAGCAGCAGCAGCATGCGCGTCGTTACCCTGTTTGTGCCTGGTTGCGGAGTCACTCTTAGCGTTCTCGATTCTTATTTCAACCTGCTCGTATTGCTCAAATACCTGCCAAACGTGTGAGGGCACCGTGGCGAAGACCAACTCTGTGAGGGCCAAACCGATGAGGGCCAAGCCTGGGAAGGGAAGCCAGCGATCAAAGTTCGACTGATTGCATTCACAAAGGCAACTGCCATTCCCCGCCTGTTGGCCGTGTGCTCTCGGTTCAAATCAGCCGGTTTTGCCTGGTTGCGAATAACTTCGCCCGCACTTTGCCAAGTCAGGGTGTACAGCTCTTCAGATTTTTGGACTGCGTTCCGAGAATTCGGATAAATGCCAAAACCCGTGTTTCTACCAGCGAAAAGCCAAGCCGCCGCGCACCGTGCGTTGCGCGCGTGCCGCCACGATTTGTGCGACGCCATCATCTGTGCCGAGCGATTGGTTGAGCAGGTTGCGCACATCCACCAGCGCCTCCCAACGCAAGGGCAAGCCGAAATTAGGCAGTTCCTGCGTAACATAGATGTTGATGTTCGGATCGTACACGCTCATCCGGCCCGCAAAGGGATCAATTGCGAAGACCACTGCGGCGGGCGAGAGGCGCACGACCGTCGAAACCCGCGTGCCGGTTTTCTGCGCAAAATCCAAATCCAGTTTGGCCGTGGCAACCTGGAAGAACCCGTTGTTGAAGAGCCGTCCGGGCGTCAGCGTTTGCAAGTCGTGGTTGCTAAACCGCGCACCGTAGCCATAGCTGTAACCCACCGCCGCCGTCACGTGTTCGTTGAAATGCCGGGCATACATCAAACGCGCACCCCGCGCCGCGCCATTCATCGCGGCCACCTGATGCGCGACCTGCTGTATGGCGGCCTGCGTTTGGGGCGAAGCTTCGAGCGGCAAGGCCAACACGCCCACGCCGTGGCCGGAGACGATGTCATAAAAGGCCGAAGCTTCGAGCGAAGCCGCGCCGTTTTCAAAAATACGCTCGACGCCCATCTCAAAGCGGCGGCTGCGATCCAGCACCGGGTCAGCGGCAAAAGCCACTTCGTTGGTCTGCGTTTCAAACGGCGCGTTCAGATTTTCAGTGGAAAAGCTTTCGGTCGAATTGTTTTGGCTGGTGCGTGGCGTCATCGCGGCGCTCATACGCCATTGGGCCGTCGGCGTGTATTGCAACGCGATGCGCGGCAACACGCTGTCTTGTTGTGCTGCCGCCGAACTGACAAAGCGCGAATAATCAAAGCCATAAATCACCAGCAACGGCTGAAAGACCTGCCATTCGTCCGTGGCGGAAACCGAAACCTGATCGAGCGCTTGTGGGGGCTTGATCATTGGCCCCAGCGAGGCGCGCCGTGGCACCGATAGTGGCAGCGTCGTCGCAGCCTGCATTTCGCCGTCCGGTCCCAGCCGTTTCGAAAGCATCACCTGTCCGTAACCGATGCTGGCCGTGACCTGATGATTGGCCGTCGGGCGCATCGTCGCATAGGCCGCCAAACGTTGCGGTGCCAGGTCGCCGCTGCCGCGTTGGCCGATGAACGCCATCTCCAGGTTGCCACCGAGCGTGCCTGACAAGGCGAAGTTCGTCCCAAAGAAACTCGACGCAGGGATGCCCGCGCGTGAACTGGAACCGGCGGCCAGCATCTGCACCATGCCATGCATGGCGGGACGCGGCGCCGTGAAGCTGTCGCTGACGACGGCGACTTTGCTGGTGTTGGATGGTTGATCAGCGCTGACGTCTTCGTCGAAATTCAGCACGTGGCGCGGCACGCTGCGGCCAATCCAGCGGTAATCGTCGCTGTCACCACGCTTTTGCACCAGCGTGTCGGTGCGTTTGAGTTCAAAGTTGTAGTTTTGATTGACCGGGCGCTCTAACAGAATGGGCAGCAATTTGGGCAGGAAGCCTTCGGCCGTGACGCGCAAGCGATAGGCGCCGGGCGCAATGCCCGCGCTGAAGCGGCCCAACGCGTCGGTTTTGACGCTCTTGATTTCTTTGCCGCGAAATTGTGCTTCGAGCACGGCGACGAGGGCGCCCGCCAGTGGTTTGCCCACGTCGTCTTTGACCGTGCCGGTGGCAAAGGCCAGCGTCGGCGCGGCTTCAACCATGTTCGCTGCGATGCCCAGCGAGGGATTGAGCGTAAATGTTCCCAGCACCCAACCGATCAAAAGGAAGTTGATCGTCTTTCGCATAACTGCCCGCCTTTCGTGCAATTGACCCACACCAATGCAAGGTGAAAGAGGTGAAAACTGTGCGTGCAAGCTTTGTTGCTTGGTCGTTAGCAGGAGAACGAACCAACGTGAATCAGGTTGCGCGGATTGTCCGGCATCCGCGTTGAACGTGTCAAGAAGACCGTATCGGCGCTTTGCGGCGGCGCGGCGCAGGGGCCGCCACACCATGTAAAGGGTGATTGACCGGGTGATTGAGCACCACGGTCTGTTGCGGCCCGACCATCTCGTAAGTGATCCCCCGCCAGGTAATGCGCCGCGAGAACGCCGAGGCCGTGATGTTATAGAGATAAACCAGCGAGACCAGCGGCCCAACCACCGCATACACCCAACGATAAGGCCAAAGCTGTTCGCGATTGCCCGGCAACAGGTGCGCCGCAATCGTCGCCCGCGTCCAACCCGTCATCCCGCCGAGCGCAAACGAAAAGAGCAGCAATGAGCTAAGCCAGAAATTGAAGTTGCCATGCAATGCCGCCCACGCCAGCCACAGCAGCCCGCCCCAGAACGTGAAATTGAACAGCACGTGGCCGCAACAGGTCAGCGCCCAGACACGCGGCGCATAGACGTGCGTGATTTTGATTTGCCGCGTGGTGAATTCCAGCAACTCGCGCCAACTGGCATCGGCGTGCGTGGCGACCAGACAGCCGGGCACGAATTTGATGCGCTGACCGACCTCGCGCAACGCGGCGGTCAGCGCGTAATCGTCGCTCAAGGCGCCCTGCCAGCGTTGTTTGATTTCCCATTTGCCAAAACTGTCGCGCCAGAGCGCCGTCGCGCCGCCCCAGGCCAATCCCGACTGTTCGCCCAGCAATGTGAGAATGCTGGCGTTCCAGGCCGATAACAGCCACGCGCCCAGGCCCCCCTGCACCGGCACATACCAGCGAAAGCCTGTCGTCGCGCCGACGCTGCGGTCATTCAGAGGCGCGCACAAATCCGCCAGCCAGGTGCGCGCGGGCCGGGCATCGGAGTCGGCAAAGACCAGCAACTCGGCGCGCCGGTCAATCGAATTCAACGCCTCGAGCGCCGCAATCAGGTTGTGCACTTTTTGCCCGCTCTCTATGGCTTCACCCGCCGCGATCAGCCAGGCGGCGCGGCGGCTCTGTTTGATCAGCTTGCTCAGCACGGGGTAGGCCGGATCGTGTTCACTCTCGGTGACGAAGATGACTTCGTAATCGCGGTACTCTTGCGCCAAATAGGCACGGATGTTCGTCTCGAAATCGTGTTCGAGGCCTTTGCAGGGCAGGATGACGACGGCTTTGGGTTGATGGCGTGGCGGGCGGTTGCTTTGCGGCGCGAGCGCATAGCGGGCGAAACGCATGGCGCTCACGAAGGAAAGAAAACTCTGCACAAACAACAGAACCGCCAATACGACAAAAACAGCTTCCATAACCGCAAACCACTTTCAGATCAGAGAAGGGAATAACGCAGCAATCTGCCCGCCATTGTGGGGCCTCTTGAAGGCGGGCCATTTTGCGCGAAACGTTTGCTAAACGCCAGCCGAGGCGCTCTCCACTATGCTGGGCGCGCTCACAGCGAAATCGGGCAAGCGCTGTTCGATCAATTCAGTAATGCGCACCGGCGTTTCGTCGCTCAGCGCCAACCGCTTGGCTTCCAGAATCAGGTTCGCGATGGTGGCGGCATTGTCGCGGAAGCGATTGTCGCGGGTGATCAAATCTTCGATCACGCGGCGTTCGCGTTCGGCCCGCGAGATATGTTCGCTCAAGCCAGCGGCGACGGCGTATTCGACCGGCACCGTCTGGTTTTTGAGCAGCGTGAGCAGGGGCTGAAACTCCGCGCGGATTTCATCGCGCAACTGATTGAGTTCGAGCAGCGCCGACTTGAACCCCAAATGCCCCTGCAACGAAAGCTCGACCACGGGCGCAGGCGCCTCGGTTTCGTTGGCATTGTGCGGCGTCAATTCGGCGCGCAAATAGGCGAACAGCGCTTCGTGTAACTCTTCGGGCGTGCCCTGTCCATTCACCTTAAATGTCAGCCGCTTGATCTCACGCTGGTAATAATCGCGCATCAATTGCGCCTTGGGCTTGCCGTCTACGACTTCGACCAGATACGCGCCGCGCTCGTTGAAAAATTCGTCCACGCTGCATGCTTCGAGCGAGCCAGGGTTGAACACCCAATCATCAATCGCGAACGTTTTGTGCGTATGCCCCAGCGCCAGGTAATCCACGCACGCTTTCAACTCATTGATCTTGGCTACCGGCAGCGCCGGAATCGGGCGGTTGAGCTGCCCCTCGACATCGGTGTGCAACATCATGATGTTGAAACGCCGGGCGTCGTGATGCTCGCGCATCTGATCCACTAAACTCGGCAACATCTGCCCGACCGTCGAGCCATACCAGACCGACCCAAAGACCCGCACGCCGCCGACGTCATAAAACGAACCCGTGCCTTCGGTTTCATTCCACGGCTTTAATTGCAGACCGCTTTCGTCATGCACCGGTTCCAGCAATTTCAGAAAGCCCCACTGCGACAGGCTGCGCAACCAACTGAAGCGCTGCGTCGCCTCGTGGCTGTCGTGATTGCCTTCGATGGCGATGACCGGAATGCCCGCGTCGCGCAGCTTCACTAGCATGATCATCGCGTGATTCATCGCTTGCGGCTCCACCCGCCGCGCGTCAAACAGGTCGCCCGCGATCAAGACGAAATCCACACGCTCTTGCAGCGCATATTTTTCCAAACACGTGGCCCAGGCGCGAAAGAAATCTTTGGCGCGCTCTTCCGAACGGTAGCGGCGGATGCCCAGGTGTATGTCGGCGATGTGCAGAAATCTGGTCATAACGTTTGCGCGGTACTGGATTGATGCGAGCGAAGGCGGAGTATAGCAGGTGAGTGCGGCCGCGTCTTTCAATGCGTGTAGCTGATTTTGGTAGGCGTGTTGGCTAACCGGTTCGCGGCGTCGTAGGCATAAGTCATCCCTTCGCCCGTTTCCCCGCGTTGTCGTAGTAAAACGGCTGCGTCTGCCCGTTCTCCGTCACGCTCAGGATGCGGTTGTTGAGCGGGGCTGTCGTGTAGTTGGTAAAGTAATCCAGCGTGTAAGTCGGATTCGGCCCGCCATTGCCCGTCGCC harbors:
- a CDS encoding N-6 DNA methylase, whose product is MTLLETYLQELRTIRASGAATKETSFYPALLNLLNAIGQDKALQPHVRCVLTPKSKGAGIPDLGLFTARQLQKVKDDAQLLNLPPERGVLEVKGTSANVAKIAETEQVAKYLKQYGQVLVTNYRDFRLLGRDAAGQAITLESFHLTESENAFWQAPSETISQAKGERFIEYLKRVMLHNAPLDKPADVAWFLASYARDAKARIEGAGLGALKVIRDALEEALGVRFEGEKGERFFRSTLVQTLFYGVFSAWVLWHKQNPKRKEFDWYSSARYLRVPILRKLFHLISEPGQMDELQLSETLDWAAAALNRVNRAAFFASFNEGEAVQYFYEPFLEAFDPQLRKELGVWYTPAEIVQYMVARVDTVLRTELGIADGLADERVYVLDPCCGTGAYLVEVLKRIHQTLQERGSDALTANDLKKAATERVFGFEILPAPFVVAHLQLGLLLQTLDAPLADKAHERAQVYLTNALTGWEPPKGPKKQLLFAEMEEERDAAETIKREKPILVVLGNPPYNGYAGLAVTEERALTDAYRTMKRAPAPEGQGLNDLYVRFFRMAERRIVELSQEGVVCFISNYSWLDGLSFTGMREKYLESFDRIWIDCLNGDKYKTGKLTPEGAPDPSVFSTEWNREGIQVGTAIGLLVRKTQHKESEALQFRHLWGKHKRQGLLESAEPDGILHYQSVAPMVELGLPFVPLQTAKGYAEWALLPNLFPTSFPGVKTSRDDVVVDIDRERLVQRMETYFDHSVSHEEMRRIAPGVMENSARFKAEAVRDTLRKRGCLPQNIVRYCYRPFDVRWLYWEPETKLLDEKRTEYFPNVYPGNLWLSAGQRNRKEDFYQPQFTALLADHHIVESNVGMFPLYLAARREKVSLFDQEGTNEPSANLTEQAKSYLSQLSLGPSELFYHTIATLHAFAYRTENAGALRQDWPRIPLPATRAALLASAELGRQIAALLDTETPVPGVTAGPLRPELRTIADITRAGGGKLHPEDGDLDVTAGWGHGGKGGITMPGKGKLVLREATLEEAFVVPPSGGKLEDANTPPEGGTTNMTCDVYLNDVAYWRNVPERVWDYTIGGYQVMKKWLSYRERALLGRRLKPEEAREVTQMARRIAAILLLEPALDANYQVVKTATYVWR
- a CDS encoding PAS domain S-box protein — encoded protein: MLLLLFLAALALIGGAFNLRDRVTQKEVPTDGVIWIDHAQNGIVAESVDPKGPAFGAGVRPGDILAGICQGMCDPRTDAFDEIQRAHQVQIYLDQVKDQIKDGYRLSYLVVRENYPIKQGVAYLDRLDPRPTHTGRDLYLALIGLIYLGIGAYVLLQQGRAPYVTHFFLICLLAFIVHFYSPTEELRTQFDKAVDFADAVALLLLAPAFFHFSAIYPSRYHLFTQRRWLAGLIYAPAALLILCEIWLRFGRLGRFAQLSPGNIRQSLNTIEIFLFGIGLLLSCALLIRTFRQAQAIVVRQQLKWVVWGIGIASTAFALLYLPAWLSQPAEVAGPLQYLAIFPLVFVPLTLGYSIVRYRLMDVDVVVRRSAAYIIATLSVALLFGSVMAGIYQFISPLLQSQATTFLIAAITMSALAMLFAPMKNWVQERIDRLFYGEKYDFRVTLQDFGRTLSSTTDLDPLFDSLMRRLKEVFAVERLAIFIEDKTQPSGFRIARVEGISGELALPDDFVETLRERSLTDGIARVDEFETEYEPGSTNSLAFPSRRRALSYFVPCAARARIVAVIALGRTNDGALLSSEDIELLRAISGYVAVAIENAQLLEEQAQRTKELARLKEFNENIIESINVGVMVINLAGRVTNWNGALEEIYGLKRAEAIGQRITEVFQPDVLDTLREMMARSEGQRGETINIYKFSTRSADDRELILNLSMAPLQSKTSEIEGTLVAIEDVTERVQLEVQLQQSDKLSSIGLLAAGVAHEVNTPLTGISSYSQMLMQQMPVGDPRQLLLEKIHRQTSRASAIVNNLLNFSRVSDARLAPVDLNRVLDDTIQLLEAQLRNTQIEVARAYDDQLPPALGNAAKLQQVFMNLILNARDAMPDGGRLELATEEQIDSVLVTFRDTGGGIAPEHLAKIYDPFFTTKQIGKGTGLGLAVSYGIVQDHGGHMDVQSKVGEGTSFQITLPLAQARQLAAASD
- a CDS encoding TonB-dependent receptor, translated to MRKTINFLLIGWVLGTFTLNPSLGIAANMVEAAPTLAFATGTVKDDVGKPLAGALVAVLEAQFRGKEIKSVKTDALGRFSAGIAPGAYRLRVTAEGFLPKLLPILLERPVNQNYNFELKRTDTLVQKRGDSDDYRWIGRSVPRHVLNFDEDVSADQPSNTSKVAVVSDSFTAPRPAMHGMVQMLAAGSSSRAGIPASSFFGTNFALSGTLGGNLEMAFIGQRGSGDLAPQRLAAYATMRPTANHQVTASIGYGQVMLSKRLGPDGEMQAATTLPLSVPRRASLGPMIKPPQALDQVSVSATDEWQVFQPLLVIYGFDYSRFVSSAAAQQDSVLPRIALQYTPTAQWRMSAAMTPRTSQNNSTESFSTENLNAPFETQTNEVAFAADPVLDRSRRFEMGVERIFENGAASLEASAFYDIVSGHGVGVLALPLEASPQTQAAIQQVAHQVAAMNGAARGARLMYARHFNEHVTAAVGYSYGYGARFSNHDLQTLTPGRLFNNGFFQVATAKLDLDFAQKTGTRVSTVVRLSPAAVVFAIDPFAGRMSVYDPNINIYVTQELPNFGLPLRWEALVDVRNLLNQSLGTDDGVAQIVAARAQRTVRGGLAFRW
- a CDS encoding glycosyltransferase, coding for MEAVFVVLAVLLFVQSFLSFVSAMRFARYALAPQSNRPPRHQPKAVVILPCKGLEHDFETNIRAYLAQEYRDYEVIFVTESEHDPAYPVLSKLIKQSRRAAWLIAAGEAIESGQKVHNLIAALEALNSIDRRAELLVFADSDARPARTWLADLCAPLNDRSVGATTGFRWYVPVQGGLGAWLLSAWNASILTLLGEQSGLAWGGATALWRDSFGKWEIKQRWQGALSDDYALTAALREVGQRIKFVPGCLVATHADASWRELLEFTTRQIKITHVYAPRVWALTCCGHVLFNFTFWGGLLWLAWAALHGNFNFWLSSLLLFSFALGGMTGWTRATIAAHLLPGNREQLWPYRWVYAVVGPLVSLVYLYNITASAFSRRITWRGITYEMVGPQQTVVLNHPVNHPLHGVAAPAPRRRKAPIRSS
- a CDS encoding exonuclease SbcCD subunit D, giving the protein MTRFLHIADIHLGIRRYRSEERAKDFFRAWATCLEKYALQERVDFVLIAGDLFDARRVEPQAMNHAMIMLVKLRDAGIPVIAIEGNHDSHEATQRFSWLRSLSQWGFLKLLEPVHDESGLQLKPWNETEGTGSFYDVGGVRVFGSVWYGSTVGQMLPSLVDQMREHHDARRFNIMMLHTDVEGQLNRPIPALPVAKINELKACVDYLALGHTHKTFAIDDWVFNPGSLEACSVDEFFNERGAYLVEVVDGKPKAQLMRDYYQREIKRLTFKVNGQGTPEELHEALFAYLRAELTPHNANETEAPAPVVELSLQGHLGFKSALLELNQLRDEIRAEFQPLLTLLKNQTVPVEYAVAAGLSEHISRAERERRVIEDLITRDNRFRDNAATIANLILEAKRLALSDETPVRITELIEQRLPDFAVSAPSIVESASAGV